Proteins encoded in a region of the Burkholderia ubonensis subsp. mesacidophila genome:
- the xylA gene encoding xylose isomerase, with protein MSYFEQIPAIRYEGPQSDNPLAYRYYDRTKLVLGKTLEEHLRIAVCYWHTFVWPGHDIFGQGAFRRPWQQPGDPLERARQKADAAFEFFTKLGTPFYTFHDTDVAPDGDSLHEYVENFARMTDYLGERQQATGVRLLWGTANLFSHLRFAAGAATNPNPEVFAWAATQVRHALDATHRLGGENYVLWGGREGYETLLNTDLVREREQFARFLSMVVEHKHRIGFNGALLIEPKPQEPTKHQYDYDVATVHGFLAQYGLQNEIRVNIEANHATLAGHSFHHEIANAFALGVFGSVDANRGDPQNGWDTDQFPNSVEELTLAFYEILRHGGFTTGGMNFDAKVRRQSVDPEDLFHGHVGAIDVLALALERAAVLVGNDRLDALRRQRYAQWDSAFGREILAGGYTLESLAADALARGVNPRHASGAQERLENIVNQAIYGLR; from the coding sequence ATGTCGTATTTCGAACAGATTCCCGCGATTCGCTACGAAGGTCCGCAATCGGACAACCCGCTTGCCTACCGGTATTACGACCGCACGAAGCTGGTGCTCGGCAAGACGCTCGAGGAGCACCTGCGGATCGCGGTGTGCTACTGGCACACGTTCGTGTGGCCCGGCCACGACATCTTCGGCCAGGGCGCATTCCGGCGGCCGTGGCAGCAGCCGGGCGATCCGCTCGAGCGCGCGCGGCAGAAGGCCGATGCGGCGTTCGAGTTCTTCACGAAGCTCGGCACGCCGTTCTATACGTTCCACGACACCGACGTCGCGCCGGATGGTGACAGCCTGCACGAGTACGTGGAGAACTTCGCTCGGATGACCGACTACCTCGGCGAGCGTCAGCAGGCAACGGGCGTCCGGCTGCTGTGGGGCACCGCGAACCTGTTCTCGCATCTGCGCTTCGCGGCGGGCGCGGCGACCAACCCGAACCCCGAGGTGTTCGCGTGGGCGGCCACCCAGGTGCGCCACGCACTCGACGCGACGCATCGGCTCGGCGGCGAAAACTACGTGCTGTGGGGCGGCCGCGAAGGGTACGAAACGCTGCTCAATACCGATCTCGTGCGCGAGCGCGAGCAGTTCGCGCGCTTCCTGTCGATGGTCGTCGAGCACAAGCACCGGATCGGCTTCAACGGCGCGCTGCTGATCGAGCCCAAGCCGCAGGAGCCGACCAAGCACCAGTACGACTACGACGTCGCGACCGTGCACGGTTTCCTCGCACAGTACGGATTGCAGAACGAGATTCGCGTGAATATCGAGGCGAACCACGCGACACTCGCCGGCCATTCGTTCCATCACGAGATCGCGAACGCGTTCGCGCTCGGCGTGTTCGGCAGCGTCGATGCGAACCGCGGCGATCCGCAGAACGGCTGGGACACCGACCAGTTCCCGAACAGCGTCGAGGAACTGACGCTCGCGTTCTACGAGATCCTGCGCCACGGCGGCTTTACCACCGGCGGCATGAACTTCGACGCGAAGGTGCGCCGTCAGAGCGTCGATCCGGAAGACCTGTTCCACGGCCATGTCGGCGCGATCGACGTGCTCGCGCTCGCGCTCGAGCGGGCGGCCGTGCTGGTCGGGAACGACCGGCTCGACGCGCTGCGCCGGCAGCGCTACGCGCAGTGGGACAGCGCGTTCGGCCGCGAGATCCTGGCGGGCGGCTACACGCTGGAGTCGCTCGCCGCCGACGCGCTCGCGCGCGGCGTGAACCCGCGGCACGCGAGCGGCGCGCAGGAGCGGCTCGAGAACATCGTGAACCAGGCGATCTACGGGCTGCGCTGA
- the xylB gene encoding xylulokinase: MYIGLDLGTSGVKAVLLDRDGAVRASASRPLSVSRPRPRWSEQAPREWWDAACGALAALVADARAAGIDPHDIGALGLTGQMHGATLLDARGDVLRPAILWNDGRADAECVELERLAPALRAVAGNLAMPGFTGPKLLWVRRHEPDVFARIAHVLLPKDYLRYRLTGAFATDPSDAAGTLWLDVAKRDYDDTLLAACGLSRAQVPAVFEGNRITGTLLPAVARTLGLREIPVVAGGGDNAAGAVGVGIVRPGDALLSLGTSGVYFAVSDGFRANPESAVHSFCHALPHTWHLMSVMLNAAGCIDFTAQLAGYDGVAALFADAGANPRADRPWFLPYLSGERTPHNDVNAKGVFYGLTPDTQRADLANATLEGVGFALLDGIDALHAAGLAPDGITVIGGGSRSAYWTQMLADLSGRALTLRAGGEVGPALGAARLARLALEPDAPLDAVCPQPPVVAVREPDMARHAWYRDVRRPTFRALYRALEPVFAAGA; encoded by the coding sequence ATGTACATCGGACTCGATCTCGGCACGTCGGGCGTGAAAGCCGTGCTGCTCGACCGCGACGGCGCGGTGCGGGCCAGCGCGAGCCGGCCGCTGTCGGTGAGCCGGCCGCGGCCGCGCTGGTCAGAACAGGCGCCGCGCGAATGGTGGGACGCGGCGTGCGGCGCGCTTGCCGCGCTCGTTGCCGACGCGCGCGCGGCCGGCATCGACCCGCATGACATCGGCGCGCTCGGCCTGACCGGGCAGATGCACGGCGCGACGCTGCTCGATGCGCGCGGCGACGTGCTGCGCCCCGCGATCCTGTGGAACGACGGCCGCGCGGATGCCGAGTGCGTAGAACTCGAGCGGCTGGCACCCGCGCTGCGCGCAGTCGCCGGCAACCTCGCGATGCCGGGCTTCACCGGGCCGAAACTGCTGTGGGTGCGCCGGCACGAGCCGGACGTTTTCGCGCGGATTGCGCATGTGCTGCTGCCGAAGGACTATCTGCGCTACCGGCTGACCGGCGCGTTCGCGACCGATCCGTCGGATGCCGCCGGCACGCTGTGGCTCGACGTCGCGAAGCGCGATTACGACGACACGTTGCTCGCCGCATGTGGGTTGTCGCGCGCGCAGGTGCCCGCCGTATTCGAGGGCAACCGCATCACCGGCACGCTGCTGCCGGCGGTCGCGCGCACGCTCGGGCTGCGCGAAATACCGGTCGTCGCGGGCGGCGGCGACAACGCGGCCGGCGCAGTCGGCGTCGGCATCGTGCGGCCCGGCGATGCGCTGCTGTCGCTCGGCACGTCGGGCGTGTATTTCGCGGTGTCGGACGGTTTTCGCGCGAATCCCGAATCGGCGGTCCACAGCTTCTGTCACGCATTGCCGCACACCTGGCACCTGATGTCGGTGATGCTGAACGCGGCCGGCTGCATCGACTTCACCGCGCAACTGGCCGGCTACGACGGCGTCGCCGCGCTGTTCGCCGACGCCGGGGCGAACCCGCGCGCGGACCGCCCGTGGTTCCTGCCTTATCTGAGCGGCGAGCGCACGCCGCACAACGACGTGAACGCGAAGGGCGTGTTCTACGGGCTGACGCCCGACACGCAACGCGCGGATCTCGCGAACGCGACGCTCGAGGGCGTCGGCTTCGCGCTGCTCGACGGGATCGACGCGTTGCACGCGGCCGGGCTCGCACCGGACGGCATCACGGTGATCGGCGGCGGCTCGCGCAGCGCGTACTGGACCCAGATGCTCGCCGACCTGAGCGGCCGCGCGCTGACGCTGCGCGCGGGCGGCGAAGTCGGCCCGGCGCTCGGCGCCGCGCGGCTCGCGCGTCTCGCGCTCGAACCGGACGCGCCGCTCGACGCCGTGTGCCCGCAGCCGCCCGTGGTGGCCGTGCGCGAGCCTGACATGGCGCGTCACGCGTGGTATCGCGACGTGCGGCGCCCGACGTTTCGCGCGCTGTATCGCGCACTCGAACCGGTGTTTGCGGCCGGCGCGTGA
- the xylF gene encoding D-xylose ABC transporter substrate-binding protein, translating into MKSVTRRTVLSALAILALGAPLAHASKDKPEIGFCIDDLRVERWSRDRDYFVAAATKLGAKVSVQSADANEARQISQIENLISRGVDVIVIVPFNSKTLGNVVAEARKAGIKVVSYDRLILDADVDAYISFDNEKVGELQAQGVVDAKPKGNYFLLGGAPTDNNAKMLREGQLKVLKPAIDRGDVKVVGQQWVPEWSASTALRIVEDALTANNNRIDAIVASNDGTAGGAIQALAAQHLAGKVPVSGQDADLAAVKRVIAGTQTMTVYKPLKLIASEAAKLAVDLAKGMKPAFNAQYDNGKKKVDTVLLQPTLLTRRNVDVVVKDGFYTQAQLASQ; encoded by the coding sequence ATGAAATCCGTGACGCGTCGTACCGTATTGAGTGCGCTGGCGATCCTCGCGCTTGGCGCGCCGCTCGCGCATGCGAGCAAGGACAAGCCGGAGATCGGCTTCTGCATCGACGACCTGCGTGTCGAGCGCTGGTCGCGCGACCGCGACTATTTCGTCGCCGCCGCGACGAAGCTCGGCGCGAAAGTGTCCGTGCAATCCGCGGACGCGAACGAAGCGCGACAGATCTCGCAGATCGAGAACCTGATCTCGCGCGGCGTCGACGTGATCGTGATCGTGCCGTTCAATTCGAAGACGCTCGGCAATGTCGTCGCCGAAGCGCGCAAGGCCGGCATCAAGGTCGTGTCGTACGACCGGCTGATCCTCGACGCCGACGTCGATGCGTACATCTCGTTCGACAACGAGAAGGTTGGCGAGCTGCAGGCGCAGGGTGTCGTCGACGCGAAGCCGAAGGGCAACTATTTCCTGCTCGGCGGCGCGCCGACCGACAACAACGCGAAGATGCTGCGCGAAGGCCAGCTGAAGGTGCTGAAGCCCGCGATCGACCGCGGCGACGTGAAGGTCGTCGGCCAGCAGTGGGTGCCCGAGTGGAGCGCGTCGACCGCGCTGCGGATCGTCGAGGATGCGCTGACCGCGAACAACAACCGGATCGACGCGATCGTCGCGTCGAACGACGGCACCGCGGGCGGCGCGATCCAGGCGCTCGCCGCGCAGCATCTGGCCGGCAAGGTGCCGGTGTCCGGGCAGGACGCGGACCTCGCGGCGGTCAAGCGCGTGATCGCCGGCACGCAGACGATGACCGTCTACAAGCCGCTCAAGCTGATCGCGAGCGAGGCGGCGAAGCTCGCGGTGGATCTCGCGAAGGGGATGAAGCCCGCCTTCAACGCGCAATACGACAACGGGAAGAAGAAGGTCGACACGGTGCTGCTGCAGCCGACGCTGCTGACCAGGCGCAACGTCGACGTCGTCGTGAAGGACGGCTTCTATACCCAGGCGCAACTGGCGAGCCAGTAA
- the xylG gene encoding D-xylose ABC transporter ATP-binding protein: MTEPLLTMRGIVKDFDGVKALDGIDLTVRPGECVGLCGENGAGKSTLMKVLSGVYPHGTWDGEIRWEGAPLAASGVRDTERAGIVIIHQELMLVPELSVAENIFLGNEITLPGGRMNYAAMIRRAEELLHELRIDSINVAQPVMNYGGGHQQLIEIAKALNKRAKLLILDEPSSSLSAAETRILLDIVRDLKRRGVACVYISHKLDEVEAVCDTVTVIRDGRHVATEPMRALTTDRIIAMMVGREIRDLYPREPHEIGDVVLEARRVTCRDVTNPRRKRVDDVSFSVRRGEILGVAGLVGAGRTELMQAIFGAYPGACSATVLMNGRPLSIRSPADAIRAGIAMVPEDRKRHGIVPQLGVGHNITLAVLRRFAARGRIDAAAELDAIRNEMQRLSVRAAHPFLPIASLSGGNQQKAVLARMLLAEPQVLILDEPTRGVDVGAKAEIYRLVFALAKRGVALIVVSSELPEVLGLADRVLVIGEGEVRGDFVNDGLTQEQILGAALKAGRRPTEPTATSAT, translated from the coding sequence ATGACCGAACCCTTGCTGACGATGCGCGGCATCGTCAAGGATTTCGACGGCGTGAAGGCGCTCGACGGAATCGACCTGACCGTGCGGCCCGGCGAGTGCGTGGGGCTGTGCGGCGAGAACGGCGCGGGCAAATCGACGCTGATGAAGGTGCTGTCGGGCGTCTATCCGCACGGCACGTGGGACGGCGAGATCCGATGGGAAGGCGCGCCGCTCGCCGCGTCCGGCGTGCGCGACACCGAGCGCGCGGGCATCGTGATCATCCACCAGGAGCTGATGCTCGTGCCCGAACTGTCGGTCGCCGAGAACATTTTCCTCGGCAACGAGATCACGCTGCCTGGCGGGCGGATGAACTATGCCGCGATGATCCGGCGTGCCGAGGAATTGCTGCACGAACTGCGGATCGACTCGATCAACGTCGCGCAGCCGGTGATGAACTACGGCGGCGGCCACCAGCAGCTGATCGAGATCGCGAAGGCGCTGAACAAGCGCGCGAAGCTGCTGATTCTCGACGAGCCGTCGTCGTCGCTGAGCGCCGCGGAGACGCGGATCCTGCTCGACATCGTGCGCGACCTGAAGCGCCGCGGCGTCGCGTGCGTGTACATCTCGCACAAGCTCGACGAGGTCGAGGCCGTGTGCGACACGGTGACCGTGATCCGCGACGGCCGCCATGTCGCGACCGAGCCGATGCGTGCGCTGACGACCGACCGGATCATCGCGATGATGGTCGGCCGCGAGATCCGCGACCTGTATCCGCGCGAGCCGCACGAGATCGGCGACGTCGTGCTGGAAGCACGCCGCGTGACCTGTCGCGACGTGACGAACCCGCGCCGCAAGCGGGTCGACGACGTGTCCTTCAGCGTGCGGCGCGGCGAGATCCTCGGCGTCGCCGGGCTCGTCGGCGCGGGCCGCACCGAACTGATGCAGGCGATCTTCGGCGCGTATCCGGGCGCGTGCTCGGCGACGGTGCTGATGAACGGCCGGCCGCTGTCGATCCGTTCGCCCGCCGACGCGATTCGCGCCGGCATCGCGATGGTGCCCGAGGACCGCAAGCGCCACGGCATCGTGCCGCAGCTCGGCGTCGGCCACAACATCACGCTGGCGGTGCTGCGGCGCTTCGCGGCGCGCGGGCGGATCGACGCGGCCGCCGAGCTGGACGCGATCCGTAACGAGATGCAGCGACTGTCGGTGCGCGCCGCGCATCCGTTCCTGCCGATCGCGAGCCTGTCCGGCGGCAACCAGCAGAAGGCCGTGCTCGCCAGGATGCTGCTGGCCGAGCCGCAGGTGCTGATTCTCGACGAGCCGACGCGCGGCGTCGACGTGGGCGCGAAGGCGGAGATCTACCGCCTCGTGTTCGCGCTCGCGAAGCGCGGCGTCGCGCTGATCGTCGTGTCGTCGGAACTGCCCGAGGTGCTCGGGCTGGCCGACCGCGTGCTGGTGATCGGCGAAGGCGAGGTGCGCGGCGATTTCGTCAACGACGGCCTCACGCAGGAACAGATCCTCGGCGCCGCGCTGAAAGCCGGCCGGCGGCCGACCGAACCCACCGCAACGAGTGCGACATGA
- a CDS encoding sugar ABC transporter permease — translation MNSELSSSNAAAPDADARRPTGRPLRQVFVRYKILALLFAVAAIWAFFSVLTDGAFVTPRNVSNLLRQMSITGMLACGMVFVIIAGEIDLSVGSLLGLLGGVAAILDVNRHWPVVATVPAVLALGVLVGLFNGWWSTYRRVPSFIVGLGGMLAFRGILLGVTGGSTIAPVSDGFVFIGQGYLPRVAGDGLALLLFALVALLVVRQRGTRRRYRLAVAPLWQDVVKIAGAGAVLFAFVATLDRYGGIPVPVLLLLALLGIFSWIATQTVFGRRIYAVGSNLEATRLSGVDTDRVKLAIFALMGLMCAFAGIVNTARLAAGSPSAGTMGELDAIAACFIGGTSMRGGSGTVYGALIGALVMASLDNGMSMLDVDAYWQMIVKGAVLVLAVWIDVVSRSNRR, via the coding sequence ATGAATTCCGAACTTTCTTCCTCCAACGCGGCGGCGCCGGATGCCGACGCGCGCCGCCCGACCGGTCGTCCGCTCCGCCAGGTCTTCGTGCGCTACAAGATCCTCGCGCTGCTGTTCGCGGTCGCCGCGATCTGGGCGTTCTTCTCGGTGCTGACCGACGGCGCGTTCGTCACGCCGCGCAACGTGTCGAACCTGCTGCGGCAAATGTCGATCACCGGCATGCTCGCGTGCGGGATGGTGTTCGTGATCATCGCGGGCGAGATCGACCTGTCGGTCGGCTCGCTGCTCGGGCTGCTCGGCGGCGTCGCGGCGATCCTCGACGTGAACCGCCACTGGCCGGTCGTCGCGACGGTGCCGGCCGTGCTCGCGCTCGGCGTGCTGGTCGGCCTCTTCAACGGCTGGTGGTCGACCTACCGGCGCGTGCCGTCGTTCATCGTCGGGCTGGGCGGGATGCTCGCGTTTCGCGGGATCCTGCTCGGCGTGACGGGCGGCTCGACGATCGCGCCGGTATCCGACGGCTTCGTGTTCATCGGGCAGGGCTACCTGCCGCGCGTGGCGGGGGACGGCCTCGCGCTGCTGCTGTTCGCGCTCGTCGCGCTGCTGGTGGTGCGGCAGCGCGGCACGCGGCGCCGCTACCGGCTCGCGGTTGCGCCGCTGTGGCAGGACGTCGTGAAGATCGCGGGCGCGGGTGCGGTGCTGTTCGCGTTCGTCGCGACGCTCGACCGTTACGGCGGCATTCCGGTGCCGGTGCTGCTGCTGCTCGCGCTGCTCGGCATCTTCTCGTGGATCGCGACGCAGACCGTGTTCGGTCGGCGCATCTATGCGGTCGGCTCGAATCTCGAGGCGACGCGGCTGTCGGGCGTCGATACCGATCGCGTGAAGCTCGCGATCTTCGCGCTGATGGGGCTGATGTGCGCGTTCGCCGGCATCGTGAACACCGCGCGGCTCGCGGCCGGCTCGCCGTCCGCGGGCACGATGGGCGAACTCGACGCGATCGCCGCGTGCTTCATCGGCGGCACGTCGATGCGCGGCGGCTCGGGCACCGTGTATGGCGCGCTGATCGGCGCGCTCGTGATGGCGAGCCTCGACAACGGCATGTCGATGCTGGACGTCGACGCGTACTGGCAGATGATCGTCAAGGGCGCGGTGCTGGTGCTGGCGGTCTGGATCGACGTGGTGTCGCGGTCGAACCGGCGGTGA
- a CDS encoding response regulator transcription factor, giving the protein MDHPKDHPKRILIVEDDADIADVLSLHLRDERYEVVHSADGAEGLRLLEQGNWDALILDLMLPGVDGLEICRRARGMQRYTPIIITSARSSEVHRILGLELGADDYLAKPFSVLELVARVKALLRRVDALARDSRVDAGTLDVAGLSVDPIAREASIDGVRIDLTPREFDLLYFFARHPGKVFSRMDLLNAVWGYQHEGYEHTVNTHINRLRAKIEADPAEPARILTVWGRGYKLAAPGQRDAQ; this is encoded by the coding sequence ATGGACCACCCGAAGGACCACCCGAAACGCATCCTGATCGTCGAGGACGACGCGGACATCGCCGACGTGCTGAGCCTGCACCTGCGCGACGAGCGCTACGAGGTCGTGCACAGCGCGGACGGCGCCGAGGGCCTGCGGCTGCTCGAGCAGGGCAACTGGGACGCGCTGATCCTCGACCTGATGCTGCCGGGCGTAGACGGCCTCGAGATCTGCCGCCGCGCGCGCGGGATGCAGCGCTACACGCCGATCATCATCACGAGCGCGCGCTCGAGCGAGGTGCACCGGATCCTCGGCCTCGAGCTCGGCGCCGACGACTATCTCGCGAAGCCGTTCTCGGTGCTCGAACTGGTTGCGCGGGTCAAGGCGCTGCTGCGCCGCGTCGACGCGCTCGCGCGGGATTCGCGCGTCGACGCGGGCACGCTCGACGTCGCGGGGCTGTCGGTCGACCCGATCGCGCGCGAGGCGAGCATCGACGGCGTGCGCATCGACCTGACCCCGCGCGAGTTCGACCTGCTGTATTTCTTCGCGCGGCATCCCGGCAAGGTGTTCTCGCGGATGGACCTGCTGAACGCGGTGTGGGGCTACCAGCACGAAGGCTACGAACACACGGTCAACACCCACATCAACCGGCTGCGCGCGAAGATCGAGGCGGACCCGGCCGAGCCCGCGCGAATCCTCACCGTGTGGGGACGCGGCTACAAGCTGGCCGCGCCGGGCCAGCGGGACGCGCAATGA
- a CDS encoding HAMP domain-containing sensor histidine kinase has translation MKLTLTQRLSLVFSVLLLVCSGASAWLQIRANDMREMEVVQGLSRDLAAHIANITPLTDANGLRPDAVRTLFGQLMGVNPSVEVYLLDAAGRIKGDDAPPGHVKRDRVDLAPVQRFLAGEPLPILGDDPRSPSARKIFSAAPLRRTGQAPAGYIYVVLLGEAHDKLAARFDAGNVLRTTLWSMALVALFGLLAGLSAFSFITRPLRRLTDAMRRFDADGEPDTQPAVPRSPPGRRGDDIAVLESTYAQMADRIGEQWRALTRQDQQRRELITNISHDLRTPLTSLHGYLETLSLKTDSLGDAERRRYLSIALAQSAKVGRLAQALFELARLESGGVQPEREPFSLVDLVQDVFQKFELAAKARDVTLHARIPPRVPNVSADLGMIERVLTNLLDNALRHTPEHGEVEIALEPRDSTVVVTVADTGPGIPPERREGLFRRPQRPTGAGGAAQSGGLGLLIVHRMLLLHGSAIRLVDRAGRGAVFEFALAVAHPATGDGERAPQKN, from the coding sequence ATGAAGCTGACGCTCACCCAGCGGCTGTCGCTCGTGTTCTCGGTGCTGCTGCTCGTGTGCTCGGGCGCGTCCGCGTGGCTGCAGATCCGCGCGAACGACATGCGCGAGATGGAAGTCGTGCAGGGCCTGTCGCGCGATCTCGCCGCGCACATCGCGAACATCACGCCGCTGACGGACGCGAACGGCCTGCGCCCGGACGCCGTGCGCACGTTGTTCGGCCAGCTGATGGGCGTGAACCCGAGCGTCGAGGTGTACCTGCTCGACGCCGCCGGGAGGATCAAGGGCGACGATGCGCCGCCCGGGCACGTGAAGCGCGACCGCGTCGATCTCGCGCCGGTGCAGCGCTTCCTCGCGGGCGAGCCGCTGCCGATCCTCGGCGACGATCCGCGCAGCCCGAGCGCACGCAAGATCTTCAGCGCCGCGCCGCTGCGCCGCACGGGGCAGGCGCCGGCGGGCTACATCTACGTGGTGCTGCTAGGCGAGGCGCACGACAAGCTCGCGGCGCGGTTCGACGCCGGCAACGTGCTGCGCACGACGCTGTGGTCGATGGCGCTCGTCGCGCTGTTCGGGCTGCTGGCGGGCCTGAGCGCGTTCAGCTTCATCACGCGCCCGCTGCGGCGGCTGACCGATGCGATGCGCCGCTTCGACGCGGACGGCGAGCCCGACACGCAGCCGGCTGTGCCGCGCTCGCCGCCCGGGCGGCGCGGCGACGACATCGCGGTGCTCGAATCGACGTACGCGCAGATGGCCGACCGGATCGGCGAGCAATGGCGCGCGCTGACGCGGCAGGACCAGCAGCGCCGCGAGCTGATCACGAACATCTCGCATGACCTGCGCACGCCGCTCACGTCGCTGCACGGCTACCTGGAGACGCTGTCGCTGAAGACCGACTCGCTCGGCGACGCCGAGCGCCGGCGCTACCTGTCGATCGCGCTCGCGCAGAGCGCGAAGGTCGGCCGGCTCGCGCAGGCGCTGTTCGAGCTCGCGCGGCTCGAATCGGGCGGCGTGCAGCCCGAGCGCGAGCCGTTCTCGCTCGTCGATCTCGTACAGGACGTGTTCCAGAAGTTCGAGCTGGCCGCGAAGGCGCGCGATGTCACGCTGCACGCGCGGATCCCGCCGCGCGTGCCGAACGTGTCGGCGGATCTCGGGATGATCGAGCGCGTGCTGACCAACCTGCTCGACAACGCGCTGCGGCACACGCCGGAGCACGGCGAGGTCGAGATCGCGCTCGAGCCGCGCGACAGCACGGTCGTGGTGACGGTCGCGGACACCGGTCCGGGCATTCCGCCGGAGCGGCGCGAAGGGCTGTTCCGGCGGCCACAGCGGCCGACGGGCGCGGGCGGCGCGGCGCAGAGCGGCGGGCTCGGGCTGCTGATCGTCCACCGGATGCTGCTGCTGCACGGCAGCGCGATCCGGCTGGTCGACCGGGCCGGGCGGGGGGCGGTGTTCGAGTTCGCGCTGGCGGTCGCGCATCCGGCGACGGGCGACGGCGAACGGGCGCCGCAAAAAAATTGA
- a CDS encoding AraC family transcriptional regulator, whose translation MLRDAPLKPAQTRHPGDRSPDAALPAMLREKCFSPSKLAVLLQVASDLGLDAGAVLAGTDLDPAAVADPFTLTSSQQFLTAASNALRAYGNPDLGVRVGHRLHASSYGMYGYAMLCSESMGHAFDSAVKYHQLANRMLEIRWVVQDDTVSWLLPDRETMPLPCLDEPLYRFLIDMQFALHVTIIKDVMGAWCVPARAQFTQPEPPHAAMLSDALECPLAFDQPRNVLSYPAAWLARAPQLANPITAAQVSSHCARLLDELRTQSGVTRRVYQELTRTPGQFPDLDTIADNLCITARTLRRKLEAEGTSYSELLTSVRKALAIDYLTTTTLSTEDIAATLGFSDAVGFRHAFKRWTGTTPSDVRRKRGN comes from the coding sequence ATGCTGCGCGACGCGCCGTTGAAACCGGCTCAGACACGACACCCCGGCGATCGGTCGCCCGACGCCGCGCTGCCCGCCATGCTGCGCGAGAAGTGCTTCTCGCCGTCCAAGCTCGCGGTGCTGCTGCAGGTCGCGTCGGACCTCGGGCTCGACGCCGGCGCGGTGCTGGCGGGGACCGATCTCGATCCCGCCGCGGTCGCCGATCCGTTCACGCTCACGTCGTCGCAGCAATTCCTGACGGCCGCAAGCAACGCGCTCCGCGCATACGGCAACCCGGATCTCGGCGTGCGGGTCGGGCACCGGCTGCACGCGTCGAGCTACGGGATGTACGGCTACGCGATGCTGTGCTCGGAGTCGATGGGCCACGCGTTCGACTCGGCCGTCAAGTACCACCAGCTCGCGAACCGCATGCTCGAGATCCGCTGGGTCGTGCAGGACGACACGGTGTCGTGGCTGCTTCCCGATCGGGAAACCATGCCGCTGCCCTGTCTCGACGAGCCGCTGTACCGCTTCCTGATCGACATGCAGTTCGCGCTGCACGTGACGATCATCAAGGACGTGATGGGCGCGTGGTGCGTGCCGGCGCGTGCACAGTTCACGCAGCCGGAGCCGCCGCACGCGGCCATGCTGTCCGACGCGCTCGAATGCCCGCTCGCGTTCGACCAGCCGCGCAACGTGCTCAGCTACCCGGCCGCGTGGCTCGCGCGCGCGCCGCAGCTCGCGAACCCGATCACCGCCGCGCAGGTGTCGTCGCACTGCGCACGGCTGCTCGATGAACTGCGCACCCAGTCGGGCGTCACGCGCCGCGTCTACCAGGAACTCACGCGCACGCCGGGGCAGTTCCCGGACCTCGACACGATCGCGGACAACCTGTGCATCACCGCGCGCACGCTGCGCCGCAAGCTCGAGGCCGAAGGCACGTCGTACAGCGAACTGCTGACGAGCGTGCGCAAGGCGCTCGCGATCGACTACCTGACCACGACCACGCTCAGCACCGAGGACATCGCGGCGACGCTCGGCTTCAGCGACGCGGTGGGGTTCCGCCACGCGTTCAAGCGCTGGACCGGCACGACGCCGAGCGACGTGCGGCGCAAGCGCGGCAACTAG